The nucleotide window TCGCGAGACGGGTCCGACGCCGGAATCTCTTCATTGTCTACCCCCGCGAGGTCTCGGTCGCATCGAGGATCCCATTTTCACCACTCGCACTCATCCATCTTTTTTTGGTGCTCGGCGCTGCCGCGCTCTCACTCACACGCTCCTTCTCACACGCGCGCTCGCATGACGGTCTGGGCATGCCTTCGCTTGCTGTCCGCCTCCAACCCACGATCGCGAAGTGAGCGGCTGGTGCCATGGCACAGCAAAATGTCAGCATTTCCTGTCTGCGTCATTGCACATCCCTCCGTATTGCTTCACGATTTCTTCTCCCATCCTACCCTTGCTCGTGCCTTGGCTCATTTGCCCGAACCGGCCATCTCATTCACACCCGCCTGCGGTCAACGCCTGCTAACGCTCCGCACAGGAAACCAAAGCCACAGACTCGGACGCACAACAACCAGGAGCGTCCGAGTCGCTGAGGGCTTCTGCTGGCTCGGATCCTGGATCCAAAGAAGGGGGCGCCGAAATGGCGGCGCCGTACGGCACTCGCTCTCGCAATAGGACGGGTAATGCCCGCATCAACTACGCAGAGGATAAGGACATTGAGATGGACAACTACGACTACTACCATTCCAAGACCAaccacgacggcagcggcaagaagctgTCGCGACAAAGCACGGCGGCTGCGAATGGCGACGGTCCCCTTCGCGGCAGCGGGTCGCGCAAGCTGGGCTTGGATGACGGCAAATCGGCTGGGTCGTCCCAGAATGGGTCCCGAGAACAGAGTTCgagcaatggcggcggcggcggcagcactgGTGCATTGCAGGCCGCGCAGGCATCAGTCGCATTgcagccctcgtcgcgcaagcgcaaggccaCAGCAACGCAATTGGCGACTGCATCGACCATGTCATCACCAGCCGTCATGTCGACAAAACGCATCGGAAACACGATGCAAGTCACGGGCCCGCCACTGCGAGAAACCAACCTCATGACGTTTGAGCAGAGCAACGCCCGGCCGGAAAATGGGCGGATGAAAGCTGACGACGGGACGGTGCTGGAGCCAAATGGTGAGTCGTCGAAAGCCTGcttacccccccccccccccagtcCAGTCCCAGTGGCTTGGCCGAGGGGACCCACCCACTTTTTTGGAGCCTGGGAGGGTCACCCACGATCCGCCCACGGCCAATTTCAggcatggccatggcatGCTGGCAAattggcgacgagctggcgctgctgcggcgtgtATCAAGCggcgggagctgctgcgcgcgcgctgaaATGCACACAGCTCTACCTCCAGCGCAGGGTCCTCGCGCCACACTTCCTCCGGGGCATGCGCATCGCCagccgtgacgacgacgacacgcctATTGTTGCAGTACCTTGGCTGACGCTGCAACGCCGCAGACCATGTGTACCTCGTCTGCGAACCCCCCGGCGAGCCCTACTATTTGGGCCGCATTATGGAGTTCTTGCACGCCCAGAACGACACGTCCAGACCCGTGGACGCGGTACGCATCAACTGGTTCTACCGCCCCAAAGACATCGGGCGCAAGGCCGTAGACACGCGTCAGGTCTTTGCCACGATGCACTCCGACATTAGCCCGCTgacggcgctgcgcggcAAGTGTCGCATAATGCACCGCGGCGAGATTGACAGCATGGACCAGTTCCGCAAAACGCCCGACAGCTTCTGGTACGAGAAGCTATACGATCGCTACATACAAAAGAACTACGACCTCATCCCAACCGCCAGCATCGTTAATGTCCCCGACAAGGTCAAGAAggtgctcgacgagcgcTGGAAGTTCGTCTTGGTGGAGCAGGGTCGTGGTAAGGAGCTGACTAGCGCCGTCAAGCTCTGCAAGAGATGTAGCGGCTACTGTGCAAGGTACGTACCCTGCTGCCtacccaccacccacccacccaccttCCCCACCAACCTGGACAACCTCATCTCAACGCCGCACCAACTACCTGGTCGCACGTGAGGCCGGCAAAGCCGATTTACACGTCACAACAACTTTTGTGCTAATGTATAACCCCATTTGTTTTCAGCAATGATTCTGTCGACTGCGCGGTATGTCACAATACATATCACATGAATTGCGTGCGGCCGCCGTTGCTCAAGAAGCCGTCGCGTGGGTTTGCATGGTCCTGTGCCGCCTGTAGCAGGGCCCAGGAGCGGAAACTTGAGGCCCGCAACACACCTAATGGCACCGACGCCAACGGTGAccccgacgatgacgagcttcttgacgatgacgatgaggacgctCAAGGCATCGAAACCGACCGCACTACCCCAGCAGACGAggagcaccaccatcaagGTACCGCTGAGCAAATCTACCAAGCGAGCCTCTGGCCGTGGCGGTATCTGGGAATGCACTGCAAGCCGGAGGATGCGCTCGACTACGATGACCGCATATACCCTCGGGCGAGCACGCGCATTGGCCCGCGCCACCAGGCAAACGTCACACCATGGCCTGGCCGTCCCGTCGAGTATGTTAAGCCGCTAGAGATCAGGAGGGGACCAAGAGGCCCGAAGATCTCCAAAGAGGCCCTGGATGCCGAAAAAGTCCAGCGCGGCAAACGACCAAAGTGGGTCCAAGATCAACCTCCTGGCTACGTCGCTCGTGGCGAGGATCACGACGAGAACGACCCAAACGCTACCTCGACGCTCCTCTGGAAGCCCCCTTCTCATGATGAGATCAGTGATGGGGGGGTCAAAGACTATATGAAGGAGGCACAAGGCTTCGCAAAGAAGCTCGGCCTTCCGGAGCGCTCTACCAACCTCCAAGATATCGCGCTTGAGACTCTCTTCCAGCACAATTATGAGTCGTCGGCCGCTCTCAAGGATCTTCCGGACACAAAGCAGGATGTGTTCAAAGAACCTCTGTTGACCTCGGCTGAACAGAAAAAGTTTGAGGAAGGTGTGGCCAAGTACGGCTCAGAGCTTCATTTGGTCATGAAGCATGTGAAGACGATGACACCAGGGGAAGTTGTCCGCTACTACTATACGTGGAAGAAGACGGAGCGTGGTCAACAAGTATGGGGTACCTTTGCCGGCAGAAAGGGCAAGAAGCACGCTAGAAGGGCGGAAGAGGCAGCCAACAAACTCGCTGACGACGTGGCggaccacgacgatgactCTGCGTTCGACACAGCCAAGGCagcggagaagaagcggaGTTTCATCTGCCAATTTTGTTCTACGACTACGTCTCGCCAGTGGAGGCGGGCTCCAAACATCTCTTCCGGACTCGTCGGCGACAACGCAAATAAGGGAAACGGAAAAGACAAAGGCAATCAGTACGTTGTTGCCCTTtgtcggcgatgcgcagAACTATGGCGTCGATACGGCATCCGTTttgaggagatggaggaggtggccaAGAAAGTGGCTCAGTCTGGCGGAAGGGCCTGGAAGCGGAAACAAGATGAAGAGCTCTTGAAGGAACTCCAGGCTGCTCAAGAAATGGGTCTCATGACTCCAGATCGCGACGTTACGCCCATGAGCGGCTCCCTGAATTCTGTCCAGGAGCCTCCGAGGAAGAAGCTGAAGGGTGCGCCTGGTCCCGCCGACAAGGACCAAGACTCAGCATACtccgacggtggcggcgttcCAAGCTCCGGTCTCTCtaagaagaaggacaagtACGTCGAGAGCACGCCTATTCCAGAGATGCCGAAGCCCCGTGTCCTGCCTTGTGCAGTCTGCGACCAAATGGAACCTCTAGGCGAGCAGCACATCTCGTGCCGCGAGTGTCGCTTGACTGTACATCGCAACTGCTACGGCATCATGGACAACCGCATGCAAGGCAAGTGGATCTGCGACATGTGTTCGAACGACAAGAACCCGCAGCTCTCAATTGTGAGTCCACCCCGTCATTTTTAATCATGACCGTCACTGACGTCAACCTAGCAATACAAATGCGTGCTTTGTCCGGTGGAGCATACCGAACAAGACTTCGTCGAACAGCCCAAACTCACTCATcacaagaagaagatgtCAGAGAAAGACCGCGAACGTGAGAAGCTGGAGGTGCAGCAAGCGCGCAAGGCTGCCGAGTACTACCGCAAGCAGCAGGAAGACCTGAACCGCCCAGTAAACCCCCGAGAACCACTCAAACGTACGGCAGACAACAACTGGGTTCACGTAACTTGTGCGGTGTGGACTCCCGAGGTCAAGTTTGGAAATGCgaaggccctcgagccgTCTGAAGGCATCCCGTCGATCCCGCGGTCCAGATACGACGAGGTGTGTCAGGCTTGCAACCAGCAGGGGGGCGCCTGTATCTCCTGCCATCAGTGCCGCGTGCCATGTAAGGTGCCCGTGTGACATATCATCGTTCAGACACTGACCACCTCCAACTAGATCATGTCGAATGTGCGCGGCAGCAAGGCCATCTACTTGGCTTTGATGTCAGCCCTGTCAAGGGGTCTCGTCGGGACCAGTTCAACGTTGTGACTCTGAATGGGGAGACGGGAACGATGTCGGCTGTCCTGTGGTGCAAGGACCACATTCCGACCAAGACGATTGCACACCACATGCACGAGATGGTGAGCGAATCTGGTCTGAATGCCTTACAGTTCTACGCCCAAAACTACAAGCAGGCGGACCTTACTTTGACGGGGACTGTCCGCAAGGCCAATCTCATGATGAATGCCGCCAAGGTCTCTGGAGTTCCAACCCAATCCAGCGGTCCCAGGAGACCGTCTGGTGCTGGCACGACTACAGCGATTGCAAATGGCACAGGGTTACATGCTCGAAACGGCGAGCCCACTGAAGCAGCGATGAACGCATTGCAACCTGGGGAGAAGGTTTGCATCACTTGTGGAATTGATGTGACGCCCAAATGGTGGCCAATCGACGACTCGCAGGAGCGGAAGCTCACAAacggccatcatggcgtgATCGGCTCCGAGGCACGCAAGTTCGTGGACCAGCGCAAGTTCCAGTGTCATCAGTGCCGCAAGGCGCCTCGCACGAAACCCTGCGTGCCGCAGcactcgccgcccgcggccgagccTCCTCGGCTCTCTCACGCGATGCCGCCTGCACCACCCACGGCGGTTCCCCCGTTGCgaagcccgcccgcggcccccTCCGATTACCGTCCGTTGCGGTCTGAGATACACTCACTACTGCATCACCCTGCTCTGAACgaacggccgccgccgcctgtccccgtcgcggctgccgtgCCGCAACACATCGACTCTCGACCTCCGGCTGTGACACATCCGTacggcgcagcgccgcacCCACGGTCATACAATGAATGGAGTCACCTGCCTAGACGCCAACacggctcgccgcctcggcatcTCAATGGAGGCCCTCCGCCGCTTCATGGAGGGGCTCCGGCGCCACCCCCGTTGTCGAACCTTACCTCTCTGCGACCCCCGGCAATGACTGCTCCTCCGCCAGTTGCTCCCCTTTCGGTGGGTCACCATCATGCACACGGGTCTCCCGTATATGGAAATGGCCTGCCCCCGTCACCTCGCCGACTGActggcccggcgccgcccgccccttACGTTCCCCCGTACCATGCAGCGCCCAgtcaccctcctccaccgccgcaaACCAGATCGCCAAACCTCAGTAAcggcgtgccgtcgtcgaggtatGAATCATCCACTCACGGGATGCACCCGCATCCTCAACTCTCCCCATACCTGGGCTCTCACGGAAGTCCACCAATGCCAAGGACCGGTCCACCGCCGACTCTTGAGCCACCCGGATCTGCCGGttccatggcctcgaggccgccggagAGCCGACCTGCCAGCGGGGCCAGCGCGAGCCCATCGCTGAGAAACTTGTTGTCATGAAGAGTTTGTTGTCTTTAAAGTAGCGGGGGTGTTCAGGGGCCAGCCTTCTCCTGCTAGACAGGGAGAGGAACATTTCAGGATGGAGTTTTGCATCTCACGGTTTGCGTTTCTCGATTTGGTTTCTGGAAGGAGTATGGGAGTTTCCATCATGGGTCCGTGTCGCTCGGCCTACGCTGGGCCCACCTAGGACACATCTTTGACGCCCCTAAACAAAGCGAAACACGAAGTCTATGTACAATAGAGGAATGGCGGTGAGCAAAAGAAGGAGTTGGGCGTTAGAGAGTTCTGGCGATGCGACCCCCGATCGGGGATGCGAAGTTAGTCGTGTTCGCCGTTGTCAATCCTAAGAGAAAAGACCTCTAGGGCATAGAGAGCTACTATATTCAAGTGAAGATGACTTGCATACTTTCAGTCGTAGAACCGAAGTTGACGCTGTCTACGAAAATCTGTATGGTCACCGGCATGGTGTGTCGTCGGATCGATGCAGATGCCATGCGCTGCCCCGGTTTTTAGACCCCTGcgatccatccatctcctGGCAAGGTGCGGGAGAGACCAAAACAGCAACTTGGAAGGACTGGCACACACACCCATCCACCCCACGGCCCGCAACCTTGCGCTGCTCAGGCGCCTGCTTTGGTTGGGAGGTGAGGTGTGACACTGCGGGTGCGATCCGGGCAGCTGCTGGAgtggctgggctgcccgccAGAGGCTGTGCGTCAGCTTGGAGGTGGCACCTACCTTACTACCTTTACTTCGTTCctcggggcgccgccgccgccgccgccgttgtgcACGCGCCGTATTAGCTCAGCAGTCTAACTAACGGAcgcatcccatcccatctccAGTTACCCAGAGTCGGGTAACTGCGACCTGGTCCTTCGCGCACGTCTGACGAATAATCAGCCACGACATACCACCAATCGCGCCGGCACCGTGTGCCCCTGCGACGGACTTCGGGTCGACAACGCTGTTCATTGCTGCGTCGTATTGTACATctgccctcggcggcttTGTGTGCttgcgacgagggcgacacGACCGGTTGTCAGCCGACCATTCGAGGAGCTTGTCCAGAAGCTCCATACACGACGCCACGTCGCTTGACCCATCGCTCTACCAGGCCCTTGATGCATTTCCAGCTCGCGAGCGGCAGAAACTGAACCAGATTTGCACTCTTTCCCGAGCGAAAATGGCACAGATATTCCTTGACCTCTTCTACTCCTTTGGGAACTGCCTCAATTGCTTCCCTGGGTCCCCGACCCTCAAGATCAACAGCCGCAGCTTCAAGATCCTGCGTCTGCTCGGCGAAGTACGCCCATGCCCCTGGAATCGTGGCCGTTTCCTGATGACATGTCTTGGTGCTAACGGGCGTTATTCCGTTCAGGGCGGCTTCTCATACGTCTATCTCGTCGAAGACACCTCGACCCATGAGCTTTTTGCGCTCAAGAAGATTCGATGTCCCTTTGGCGCAGAGTCAGTGCAGCAGGCCATGCGCGAGGTGGAAGCCTACCGCCTATTCGATCACATACCAACTATAATATCAGCAGTCGaccatgccgtcgccactGAGCGCGGCGCAGACGAAGCCACCAAGACCGTCTACGTCCTGCTGCCGTACTACCGCCGGGGCAACCTGCAGGATATGATCAACGCCAACATGGTCAACCGAACCGCCTTCCCGGAGCGCCATCTCATGATGCTATTCCTCGGCGTCTGTAAAGCGCTGCGGGCCATGCACGAGTATCGGCCAGGGCCCGTTGAGAGGATGGAGATGGGCAACGAGGAGGACCATCCCGCCGACGgacccagcggcggcgaccggaggggcggcggcggggctggTGGCAGCAAGATGGGCACGCGCGGAAAACGCacagaagaggaggaagagacaGAGCAGGAGCGCCCTCTGATGGAAAATGAGAACCAGATCAGCTCATCGGGtcccggcggcaaggtcctGTCCTACGCGCATCGGGACATCAAGCCCGGCAACATCATGATTGACGACTCTGGATCCACACCCATCCTGATGGACCTCGGATCCGTCGCCCCGTCACCCGTCCCGGTGACGTCGCAGTCCCTGGCCCTGCAAATCCaggacacggccgccgaaCACTCCACCATGCCGTATCGCGCACCAGAGCTCTTCGACGTGCGAACTGGAACCGTCATTGACACCAAGACGGACATATGGTCCCTCGGATGCACCCTCTACGCCTGTCTGGTCGGCAAGTCTCCCTTCGAAATGCGCTCTGACGAGACGGGGGGCACCCTCAGCCTCtgcgtcctcggcggtgatTGGCGCTTTCCAGACGAgtcgcccggcggcgccaaacGTGTCAACAGTATCAGTCAGGCCAAAGCGAGGGCGGCCGttgcagctgcagcatcaGACGGTCCCCCAGACGGCCCCTCGGGAGGCGGTGGGAGCGGCAGCGTGTCCATCAGCGAACCGATTCGCGAAATTGTGCGGCGCTGCCTCAAGGTCGAGCCTGCGGAACGCCCCGATATCAACGAGCTCATCACCATGGTCGAACATGCCATTGACGAGCTACCTGATGGTGGTAGTTACGGGTCACCATAAGTGACGAGCGACTGTTGGGTCTTCCCTACTGTGCCGCGGATCCGTCCTGTGTATAGGCGCGAATCTTTCATGTTGTAACCTATTTCCTATTTCTAGCCGCTCTACTGGACTGTCTGGGCGCTGGTATTGTATCTGAGGCAACGGCGTTCACAGGGTGCGCTTTCCTTTGCAGCTTTCGAGCTGAGGAAGGGCGATGCGAGGTCTTCAGGAGGCCCTAATGGTACTCTCTGCGACTATTGAACCCTTCCGTACTAAAGCATGAGAAGAGCGCGAAGCGAAATGATTGTAGGCATACAAAATTTCATGGATTGGCTTCTGCAAAACCCGCGCCGCACTAAAAGGCTCGGGGTGAACTGATTCTCGGGAATCAACAACATGCTTGCGAAACACAGGCGTCACCGTTATCCTAAAGCTGAATCTTGTACGTGGCCACTTCGAATGGCCGGAGCCTAATATCGAAGTCTCCCCCGGTGTGCCTGacctcctccagctcgtcctcgagcaggtTGACCTTTGTCACTCGCTTGACGTTGAACTCCGTCCTGACGGTTGTCCGGCTatggccgccgagggacTCGTATAGGCGCAGGATCACGCTCTGCCCCTTGTTCACGCGGAGGCCCTCGCGCCTGctgacgtcctcgtcgtcgtggccgcgctTTACCGTGTCGAGAAACACAGAGTCGGACCTGTCGTGACTAACGAGCCTGACTGGTGCGCCAGTGAGGCCCTCCACGGTTGCCTTGGAGGCAGAGAGCGGCTTCAGCGGATTGTTGAAGGCGTAGGCCGCCTTGACTGTGGCCGATGACAGGGAGCCATGATGAGGGAAAATGGCCCACTGGATGGAGTGGTGACCCATATCCGCGTTCCCGTCTGGGGACTTGGGAGACCTGAGCAGAGAGAGGCGCATCATCTTGCCAGCCGTAGCGAATCCGTATTTGCTGTCGTTGAGAATGGACACGCCGTAGTTGTGCTCCGACAAGTCGGCAAACCTGTGGCAGCAGACCTCGAACTTGGCCATGTCCCAGCTGGTGTTGTAGTGCGTGGGTCGCTTGGTAATGCTATACGCGGTCTCGTACGAAGCTTCGGTGTTGACAATGTCGACGGGGAACTCGACCTTGAGGAACTTGGAGTTTTCGTGCCAGTCGACCTCGACCGAGCAGTTGACCTGTGATGGCTGGCCCTTGATCGCAGCCGAGAGGCTTATGTACGATTTCAGTGAGCTCTCCTCGCTGATCTTGATGTCGGTGACCAAGGTGACCCTATGCGGCTTGTTCTCGTGAACTCTGGTTTCGCCATACTGCAGGTCCCGCTTCGTGCTGAGGTGGTACACCTCGACGTCCCAAGCCTCCCAGTAGAGAGGGATGTCATCGAAAATGACAAACTTGTTCGCCGCTCCTCCCCTATCGACGACTTCGCGGTCATTGACGCGATCAAAGAGGGACGTTATGGTACCCTGCTTTATGGTGACACGCAGGTTGTCATTCTCTAGGACAAATTCGTCGTGATTCTCAGTCACGGTCACGGCGGGCTTGTCCTCCTGAATCTTGAAGGTGCGTAGGGGCAACAGTGGACCGTCGCCGCAAGCGATGCCGACTTCCGTCTCGCTGACTTCAACAATCTCTTTGCGATGCCAAGGCAGTGTGTTGATGACGACCGTTTCGGATAAGGCCGCTGTGCGCACTTCAGAAGCATTGTGAGTCTCATAGAGCTCCTTGAGAAGCTTCTTCCCGGTTGCAAAAACCTCTGCATAGAGCTGTGGAACATCAGTATCAACGTTCGGGTATGAGATATCAGAAAAGCGCCAAATACCTTATCCGAGTCATCATAACACATCTCAATGGAGCTACCTGGTAGGCAGTCATGGAATTGACACAGTAGGACAGCCTCCCACATGCCGTCGATTTTCTCGGTGGGATACTTGTAGGACTTGTTCCTGATGGATGCGAAGGTGGCCAGCTGTTCGATGCCGCGAAGCATGGCCTCAGCCTTGCGGTTGAAGAGCTTGTTGTTCGCCTGCGTAGTGTAGGTTCCTCTGTGCAGCTCGAAGTACAGCTCGCCGTACCACGTTGGAAGTTCCTTGACCTTTGGCGTCAGGCGGTCAAAGAAATCGTCCACGGTGAGTCCGAGCTTGAGCTTCgggatgccgccgatggTGTTGCTGATgccggcgcagcggcgcagcTTCTCGAAGTGTTGCCAAgttgggccgccgccgccgtcaccttTGCCAAAGACAAGAAGCGACGAGTCATCGACGCGTAATGTCTTGTGCTGGGAGATACTTCTCTTAAGATCTCCAAAATTGGCGTCGGACGTGTATGTCtccgacggcggcatgtgGCAGATGACCTGGCTGCCATCAGGGCTCACCCACATGAACGTGGTATGTGGGAAATTGTTGATGTTGTTCCAGCTAAGCTTCTGAGTCATGAAGCGGTCCATGCCCGCCAGGCGGCAAAGCTGTGGCAACTGGCTCGAGTATCCAAATGTATCCGGCAGCCAGAAGGTACGGCAACGAGACCCAAATTCGGCCTCGAAAAATCGCTGGCCGTACAAGAACTGACGGACAAGGGACTCGCCGCTGGGCATGTTGGTATCATGCTCAacccagctgccgccgatTGGGTGGAACTGGCCCTCGGCCACCTTCTTACGTACGCGGTCAAAGGCGCGCGGGTAGATTTGCTTGAGCCACTTGAACTGCTGTGCCTGGGAGCAGGCAAAGTGCGCCTCGGGATAGCGATCCATCAAGTCGCACTGGCTCGACCAGGAGCGGCACACCTTGCGCTTCGTCTCTGCCCATGGCCACAACCAGCACGTGTCAATGTGGCAGTGGCCGATACCAAACACGACTGGCTCTTTGCCGACCTGATACACCCGATGGGAATCAACGTCGGGCCCGATGATGTCCTGGGCGAGTTTCCGGCACTTGAGTATGGATTCCTGATTATTCACCTGGAAGGTGTCGATGATCTTCATGGCGACTGTCAGAGCCTGATTCTGCTCCGCCGAATtctcgggcagctcgcggGCAGCATCGCCCAGCTCCCACATGTCGAAGTGAAGCATACGAGCAGGCACGTTGACAGCAGCTATGTCGGCGGTGCTGAGGCCGAAGTACTTGTTGGGGTCCGGTGGAGCGTTTGTGTCCTTGCCATTCGGCGCACATCCAAACATACCATTGCAAGCCATCTCGATATAGATGATGTGCTCCTTGCCGTCTCGGAAACTCTGGGGAATGATCCACTCAAtgcggtcgccgccgccggtgaggcCCTGCAGCGGCATGCCATCCTCGGACCAGACGAGACCCTCGTTGTTGGCGTCCCACTCGAAAACCACCAACTCTTCGTCAATGATGGCGTCGGGAACCTTTAGATGGACCCGGAACCAGTGGGTGGTCCATGACGGCCCAAAGGCGACACCCGTATGAGTCTCCTTGAAATCATGCGTTACGGCTTCGTCGAAGCTAGGGCGGTCCTGGCCAGGGGCGCTCCAGACGTAGAGCTTCACATGGGGCTTGCCGGAGAACCTGCCATTGTACAGATTTCTGCGAGATGAGTTAGTCAGAGCACGCGGCCAGTATGCAGTCCAGGCACGTACGCGAGCAAATTGACCTTGCGATACTGCTCCGACCTGTAAAGCAGCTCGATGCGGTTCTTCAGGATGCTCGTCTTGGGCACCCCGACCGGCTCGTTGACAAGCACGGGATAGGAGCCCTGGCCCCTCAAttctccaccaccacccataTTGCACGAATTCAGGCTTGCCCTTGAGGTATAGGCACTGAGAACCCGGCTTCGGGACGTTGATTATCTGGCGATGGAGGACGTCTTTTGGTTCAACCAGAAAGTGGGAGGCGCTTGGGGATGAAAGCAGATACGATCCGGAACGCTCGTATGGCCGGCGGTTCAGCAGGTGAAGAGTGCGCGGTCCTTGCGATTGCACAAGGGTGATATGTAGGTATGCCGGTCTTCAAGGAATGAGTAGGGTTGTAGAGGCTGCCGTTGCAGTGCAGGTCCGGAGCTGCACGGTTGGTCACGGGTGAGACCTAGATGTTGGACGGAAGGATGACGAGCGGGGAGAATGAGGGGGGGCTATTATATGAGGCGCTGGTCGGGGAGCTGTGGCAGGTGGGTGGATGGTGCTGGGGGGGCCGCTCGCTGGGGACGAGAGCTTGCGGCCCGGGCAGTTTGGACACTGGACCAGGAATCGCTGACTGAGCAAcgtaggtactaaggtgcATTGGCAGAGCAGCCAAGCATCCATGGATGACCGGGCCGCAGGTGCCGCAGCGCCTCACGAGTGAATTCCGCGCGTTATCGAGGTGCAAACGTAACCAGCATTCCCGTGCGACAGCGCTGAGACGCTGCCAAGCTCTTCGTACTACTGAACCTGTAAGGTACTCTACGTAATGGTGCGGAGAAATTCCAGGTCGCCCCCTAGTTAGTGCATTTGGAGTGGTCGGGCAGCCGGGTTTTTGCAGGCAAAGGAATTACCACTTAAACTGATGCAGCCAGC belongs to Purpureocillium takamizusanense chromosome 1, complete sequence and includes:
- the AMS1 gene encoding Alpha-mannosidase (COG:G~BUSCO:EOG092607QZ~CAZy:GH38~EggNog:ENOG503NW9D) codes for the protein MGGGGELRGQGSYPVLVNEPVGVPKTSILKNRIELLYRSEQYRKVNLLANLYNGRFSGKPHVKLYVWSAPGQDRPSFDEAVTHDFKETHTGVAFGPSWTTHWFRVHLKVPDAIIDEELVVFEWDANNEGLVWSEDGMPLQGLTGGGDRIEWIIPQSFRDGKEHIIYIEMACNGMFGCAPNGKDTNAPPDPNKYFGLSTADIAAVNVPARMLHFDMWELGDAARELPENSAEQNQALTVAMKIIDTFQVNNQESILKCRKLAQDIIGPDVDSHRVYQVGKEPVVFGIGHCHIDTCWLWPWAETKRKVCRSWSSQCDLMDRYPEAHFACSQAQQFKWLKQIYPRAFDRVRKKVAEGQFHPIGGSWVEHDTNMPSGESLVRQFLYGQRFFEAEFGSRCRTFWLPDTFGYSSQLPQLCRLAGMDRFMTQKLSWNNINNFPHTTFMWVSPDGSQVICHMPPSETYTSDANFGDLKRSISQHKTLRVDDSSLLVFGKGDGGGGPTWQHFEKLRRCAGISNTIGGIPKLKLGLTVDDFFDRLTPKVKELPTWYGELYFELHRGTYTTQANNKLFNRKAEAMLRGIEQLATFASIRNKSYKYPTEKIDGMWEAVLLCQFHDCLPGSSIEMCYDDSDKLYAEVFATGKKLLKELYETHNASEVRTAALSETVVINTLPWHRKEIVEVSETEVGIACGDGPLLPLRTFKIQEDKPAVTVTENHDEFVLENDNLRVTIKQGTITSLFDRVNDREVVDRGGAANKFVIFDDIPLYWEAWDVEVYHLSTKRDLQYGETRVHENKPHRVTLVTDIKISEESSLKSYISLSAAIKGQPSQVNCSVEVDWHENSKFLKVEFPVDIVNTEASYETAYSITKRPTHYNTSWDMAKFEVCCHRFADLSEHNYGVSILNDSKYGFATAGKMMRLSLLRSPKSPDGNADMGHHSIQWAIFPHHGSLSSATVKAAYAFNNPLKPLSASKATVEGLTGAPVRLVSHDRSDSVFLDTVKRGHDDEDVSRREGLRVNKGQSVILRLYESLGGHSRTTVRTEFNVKRVTKVNLLEDELEEVRHTGGDFDIRLRPFEVATYKIQL